In Chryseobacterium lactis, a single genomic region encodes these proteins:
- a CDS encoding SRPBCC family protein → MRIFKILTVIIILLGGAYAASMYYFVDESKNFTIEKEIDYPVDKVFSQFNNLQNFTRWNNFFSSSQSIDIDYYMPYEGQGSAISYVDPKNDTDGEMFIRYENPNKTLKYQLFEDENANPTLVDVKFKPVSAEKTKIIWYVHTPRLSVWRRVENFWTEDRFAENITKSMVNLKNVLGNKVEKDNQMAAIKYDSLMVEKEEDKLILGINVSTSNKKDALYKNIVMNYNKIYNFVSMDLGKKDDEFGYPVLITDADNYKDKEVSYFLGIPLSKKIGVTDNNFNFRTINPTENYVIYYKGSYEGRIKAIQQLIQKAKKDEMRFGDIRQTFIERPMEGESVNVKLSLSVFK, encoded by the coding sequence ATGCGTATTTTTAAGATATTAACGGTTATCATAATTCTGTTGGGTGGAGCTTATGCTGCTTCCATGTATTATTTTGTGGACGAAAGCAAAAATTTTACGATTGAAAAAGAGATTGATTACCCTGTGGATAAGGTGTTTTCTCAATTTAATAATCTTCAGAATTTTACAAGGTGGAATAACTTTTTTTCAAGTTCACAATCTATCGATATAGATTATTATATGCCTTATGAAGGGCAGGGAAGTGCCATCAGTTATGTTGATCCTAAAAATGATACCGATGGTGAAATGTTCATCAGGTATGAAAACCCTAATAAGACTTTAAAATATCAGCTTTTTGAAGATGAAAACGCCAACCCCACGCTGGTTGATGTTAAATTTAAGCCCGTTTCAGCAGAAAAAACCAAAATTATATGGTATGTGCATACTCCAAGGCTTTCGGTTTGGAGAAGGGTAGAAAATTTCTGGACAGAAGACCGTTTTGCTGAAAATATCACCAAAAGTATGGTCAATCTAAAGAATGTTTTAGGAAATAAAGTGGAAAAAGACAACCAGATGGCAGCCATAAAATATGACAGCCTGATGGTGGAAAAAGAAGAAGATAAACTGATTTTGGGAATCAATGTAAGTACATCAAATAAAAAAGATGCCCTTTATAAAAATATCGTGATGAATTATAACAAAATCTATAATTTCGTATCGATGGATCTGGGCAAAAAAGATGATGAATTCGGGTATCCTGTTTTGATTACTGATGCGGATAATTACAAAGACAAAGAGGTGTCATACTTTCTCGGAATTCCACTTTCCAAGAAAATTGGAGTAACGGATAATAATTTTAATTTTAGAACCATAAATCCGACCGAAAATTACGTGATTTACTACAAAGGAAGCTACGAGGGACGAATTAAGGCGATCCAACAACTCATCCAAAAAGCCAAAAAAGACGAAATGCGCTTCGGAGATATCCGTCAAACCTTTATCGAACGTCCGATGGAAGGAGAATCTGTGAATGTTAAGCTCTCATTATCAGTGTTTAAGTAA
- a CDS encoding 2-oxoglutarate dehydrogenase E1 component, with amino-acid sequence MDRFSFLNAAHSQLIEDLYQQYLKFPDSLEPSWKAFFQGFDFALENYGDDDNIQFIQASANAAPAVQQISQAVSNGEVPEHIKKEFKVVNLIEAYRTRGHLFTKTNPVRERRHYTPTLDIENFGLSKEDLNTKFNCAVETGMKEPATLADLITHLENIYCDSIGVEYTYINNVEEKDFIKKWLQVNENHPSLSANEKTEILLKLNQAVAFENYLHTKFVGQKRFSLEGGETLIPALDQLISRSSQLGVDEVVLGMAHRGRLNVLTNIFGKSYKQIFSEFEGKEFEEDVFSGDVKYHLGSSKKIKTASGEEVSINLTPNPSHLETVAALVEGICRAKVDDKYKDYSKVLPIIIHGDGAIAGQGIAYEVAQMMTLEGYRTGGTVHIVVNNQVSFTTNYMDARSSTYCTDIAKVTESPVMHVNADDAEAVVHAIHFAADFRAKFGKDVYIDLLGYRKYGHNEGDEPRFTQPNLYKTISKHPNPREIYKEKLLKDSITSNDVIAKMETEFKALLDKDFDASKEIEKNVMDLFMADDWTNYPIGKRGAVQSPVDTQYDLAKLKELALKMSTLPADKKFLNKITRLFENRIKAIEGDSLDWALGEWLAYATLLVEGHNVRISGEDVERGTFSHRHAVVKTEDTEEEYIPLRHVSESRFDVFNSHLSEYGVLGFDYGYAMASPNTLTIWEAQFGDFVNGAQIIVDQYLAAAEEKWKLQNGLVMLLPHGSEGQGAEHSSARLERFLTLCANENMVVANITSPANYFHLLRRQLKWAFRKPLIVMSPKSLLRHPKVVSPLEDFATGSFQPILDDPTADPKKVEKLVLCSGKLYFELLAKKEELNCENIALVRFEQLYPLQADAIEAIFNKYENKKQLVWAQEEPENMGAWSYILRNFRDTGIQVVAPVPSGAPAPGSHKMFEKNQNAVINRVFDRDDAPAKRPVTA; translated from the coding sequence ATGGACAGATTTTCATTCCTAAACGCAGCTCATTCTCAGTTAATTGAGGATTTATACCAACAGTACTTAAAATTCCCGGACTCTCTAGAACCATCATGGAAAGCTTTCTTTCAAGGCTTCGATTTTGCTTTGGAGAACTATGGAGATGACGATAACATCCAGTTTATTCAGGCTTCGGCCAACGCTGCTCCGGCAGTACAGCAGATCTCTCAGGCAGTATCAAACGGAGAGGTTCCTGAGCACATCAAAAAAGAATTTAAGGTAGTTAACCTTATTGAAGCGTACAGAACAAGAGGGCACTTGTTTACAAAGACAAACCCGGTAAGAGAAAGAAGACATTACACACCGACTTTAGATATCGAAAATTTCGGTCTTTCTAAAGAAGATTTAAATACAAAATTCAACTGCGCTGTTGAAACAGGAATGAAAGAGCCTGCTACATTGGCAGACCTGATCACGCATTTGGAAAATATCTACTGTGATTCTATCGGAGTAGAATATACATACATCAACAATGTCGAAGAAAAAGATTTCATCAAGAAATGGCTACAGGTAAACGAAAACCACCCAAGCCTTTCTGCAAATGAAAAAACAGAAATCTTATTAAAATTAAATCAGGCGGTAGCTTTTGAAAATTATCTTCACACAAAATTTGTAGGGCAAAAAAGATTCTCATTAGAAGGAGGTGAAACATTAATCCCGGCTTTAGATCAGTTGATCTCAAGATCTTCTCAATTAGGAGTAGATGAAGTTGTTCTGGGAATGGCTCACAGAGGGAGATTAAATGTACTTACAAATATTTTCGGTAAATCTTACAAGCAGATTTTCTCAGAATTTGAAGGGAAGGAATTTGAAGAAGATGTATTCTCTGGTGACGTTAAATATCACTTAGGATCATCTAAAAAGATCAAAACTGCTTCAGGAGAAGAAGTAAGCATCAACCTTACACCTAACCCGTCTCACCTTGAAACTGTAGCTGCCTTGGTAGAAGGTATCTGCCGTGCAAAAGTAGATGATAAATACAAAGACTATTCTAAAGTATTACCAATCATCATTCATGGTGATGGTGCTATTGCAGGGCAAGGTATTGCTTACGAAGTAGCTCAGATGATGACTTTGGAAGGCTATAGAACAGGAGGTACAGTTCATATCGTTGTCAATAACCAGGTTTCATTTACAACCAACTACATGGACGCGAGATCTTCAACATACTGTACAGACATTGCAAAAGTTACAGAATCTCCTGTAATGCATGTTAATGCTGACGATGCTGAAGCTGTTGTTCACGCCATTCACTTTGCTGCTGATTTCAGAGCGAAATTTGGAAAAGACGTGTATATCGACCTTTTAGGCTATAGAAAATATGGTCACAACGAAGGTGATGAACCAAGATTTACTCAGCCTAATCTATATAAAACAATTTCAAAGCATCCGAATCCAAGAGAAATTTATAAAGAAAAATTACTTAAGGATAGTATTACTTCAAATGATGTAATTGCTAAAATGGAAACGGAATTCAAAGCACTTTTAGATAAAGACTTTGATGCTTCCAAGGAAATTGAGAAAAACGTAATGGATTTGTTTATGGCCGATGATTGGACAAACTATCCGATTGGAAAAAGAGGAGCTGTTCAATCCCCGGTTGATACTCAATATGACTTAGCTAAATTGAAAGAATTAGCACTTAAAATGTCTACGCTTCCTGCTGATAAAAAATTCCTTAACAAGATCACAAGACTGTTCGAAAACCGTATCAAAGCTATTGAAGGTGATTCATTAGATTGGGCGTTAGGAGAGTGGTTAGCCTATGCTACACTTTTGGTAGAAGGTCATAATGTAAGAATCTCCGGAGAAGATGTGGAGAGAGGTACATTCTCTCACAGACATGCTGTAGTAAAAACAGAAGATACAGAAGAAGAATATATCCCGTTAAGACACGTTTCAGAAAGCAGATTTGATGTATTCAACTCTCACCTTTCAGAATATGGTGTTTTAGGTTTCGATTACGGATATGCAATGGCATCTCCAAATACCTTAACGATCTGGGAAGCTCAGTTCGGTGATTTCGTGAACGGTGCTCAGATTATTGTTGACCAATACTTAGCTGCTGCAGAAGAAAAATGGAAACTTCAGAACGGATTGGTAATGTTATTGCCTCACGGTTCAGAAGGACAGGGTGCTGAGCACTCTTCAGCAAGATTGGAGAGATTCCTTACTCTTTGTGCAAATGAAAATATGGTGGTAGCAAACATCACTTCACCTGCCAACTACTTCCACTTATTAAGAAGACAGTTGAAATGGGCATTCAGAAAGCCATTGATCGTGATGAGTCCTAAATCTTTATTAAGACATCCGAAAGTAGTTTCTCCACTTGAAGATTTTGCAACAGGTTCATTCCAGCCAATCTTGGATGATCCTACAGCAGATCCTAAAAAAGTAGAAAAATTAGTTCTTTGTTCAGGTAAATTATATTTCGAATTATTAGCGAAAAAAGAAGAATTAAACTGTGAAAACATCGCATTAGTAAGATTTGAACAGTTGTATCCGCTTCAGGCAGATGCTATCGAAGCGATCTTCAACAAATACGAAAATAAAAAACAATTGGTTTGGGCTCAGGAAGAACCTGAAAACATGGGAGCATGGTCTTATATCTTAAGAAACTTCAGAGATACAGGAATCCAGGTGGTTGCTCCGGTACCAAGCGGTGCTCCGGCTCCAGGTAGCCACAAAATGTTTGAGAAAAACCAAAATGCAGTGATCAACAGAGTTTTCGATAGAGATGATGCTCCTGCAAAAAGACCAGTTACAGCTTAA
- a CDS encoding lysophospholipid acyltransferase family protein codes for MNILIKILYFISKLPLKVLYIFSDVIFFLNYYLVGYRKKVITQNLRNSFPEKSEEEIKEIRTKFYRNFSDYLVETIKSFSISETEARVRMQHINQDVFHDIQKEGKNIILLAGHVFNWEWINALAKIVPQKHCHPVYRKVNSDFWENQMKKVRNKFGNEALEANEVIRNIFRTKNDGSSIYMFVADQTPHFSNVTYGLEFLNQRTPAFIGYDKLATRMDLAFIYCEMKKVKRGYYQVNYYRIYPDNEKFTENEVVRKFHKLLENTLRKRPDNYLWSHRKWKYQDSIKTFDSEKKEL; via the coding sequence ATGAATATCCTAATCAAAATATTATATTTCATCTCTAAACTTCCGCTTAAAGTATTGTATATTTTTTCGGACGTTATTTTCTTCCTAAACTATTATCTGGTAGGGTATAGAAAAAAAGTGATTACTCAAAATCTACGAAACTCCTTTCCTGAAAAATCAGAAGAAGAGATCAAAGAAATCAGAACAAAATTTTACCGCAATTTCTCCGACTATCTGGTAGAGACCATAAAGTCCTTCAGTATTTCTGAAACAGAAGCCAGAGTACGGATGCAGCACATCAATCAGGATGTATTTCATGACATTCAAAAAGAAGGTAAAAATATCATTCTGCTTGCCGGACATGTTTTTAACTGGGAATGGATTAATGCTTTGGCCAAAATTGTTCCTCAGAAGCATTGCCATCCTGTTTACAGAAAGGTTAATAGTGACTTCTGGGAAAATCAGATGAAAAAAGTCCGTAATAAATTCGGAAATGAAGCGTTGGAAGCCAATGAAGTCATCAGAAATATTTTCAGAACTAAAAATGACGGAAGTTCTATTTATATGTTTGTTGCTGACCAGACGCCCCACTTTTCAAATGTCACTTATGGACTGGAGTTCCTGAATCAGAGAACACCGGCTTTTATAGGATACGATAAACTCGCAACCCGCATGGATCTTGCTTTTATCTACTGTGAAATGAAGAAAGTGAAACGTGGTTACTATCAGGTCAATTATTACAGAATATATCCGGATAACGAAAAGTTTACAGAAAACGAGGTAGTAAGGAAATTCCATAAATTACTTGAGAATACCTTACGCAAACGTCCGGACAATTACCTTTGGTCACACAGAAAATGGAAATATCAGGATTCGATCAAAACATTTGATTCTGAAAAAAAAGAGTTGTAA
- a CDS encoding 3'-5' exonuclease codes for MDFCAIDFETATHEKNSACEMGICIVQDSKIVETKTWLIKPPSYPYFNKFNIAVHGIQPEEVKDAPTFDEIWYEAQDMMYGSLMIAHNAGFDASVLRGCLQHYGMFTPNLNYLCSIQLAKKSWNYLPKYGLKPLAEYHKIDFNHHRAGADAEVCAKISLLAFEKLFLTSNDEVNEYMKAKIKKL; via the coding sequence ATGGATTTCTGCGCAATAGATTTTGAAACGGCAACTCACGAGAAAAATTCAGCTTGTGAGATGGGAATTTGTATTGTCCAGGATTCTAAGATTGTGGAGACCAAAACATGGTTAATCAAGCCACCTAGCTATCCTTATTTCAACAAATTTAATATTGCCGTACACGGAATACAGCCTGAAGAAGTGAAAGACGCTCCTACTTTTGATGAGATCTGGTATGAAGCTCAGGATATGATGTATGGAAGTTTAATGATTGCTCACAATGCAGGTTTCGATGCTTCTGTCTTAAGAGGATGTCTACAGCATTATGGAATGTTTACTCCCAATCTCAATTATCTCTGCAGTATCCAGCTTGCCAAAAAATCATGGAATTATCTCCCAAAATATGGACTAAAACCTCTGGCAGAGTATCATAAAATCGACTTCAACCACCATAGAGCTGGTGCTGACGCTGAAGTTTGTGCAAAAATATCGTTGTTGGCTTTTGAGAAGCTCTTCCTCACCAGTAATGACGAGGTAAATGAATATATGAAAGCAAAAATCAAAAAGCTTTAG
- the apaG gene encoding Co2+/Mg2+ efflux protein ApaG: MTSNIKVSVIPEYDSKNSYPSENRYVFKYNITIENDGGFPIKVLKRKWLIFDVGFGYTEIIGDGVIGLTPEIGTGENFAYFSNVMLRSGVGNMSGKYLVKNLETQETFEIDIPKFNLLSEVLSN; the protein is encoded by the coding sequence ATGACTTCTAATATCAAAGTTTCAGTAATACCTGAATATGATAGTAAAAACAGTTATCCATCCGAAAACCGTTATGTTTTCAAATACAATATTACAATAGAAAACGATGGAGGTTTTCCTATAAAAGTATTGAAAAGAAAATGGCTGATCTTTGACGTAGGATTTGGATACACAGAGATTATAGGAGACGGCGTAATCGGTCTGACACCTGAAATAGGAACAGGCGAAAATTTCGCTTACTTCTCTAATGTAATGCTTCGTTCCGGAGTAGGAAATATGAGCGGAAAATACCTGGTTAAAAACTTAGAAACGCAGGAAACTTTTGAGATTGATATCCCGAAATTTAATTTGCTTTCAGAAGTTTTAAGTAACTGA
- a CDS encoding glucose-1-phosphate adenylyltransferase: MNRNVISIVLGGGRGTRLFPLTYTRSKPAVPIAGKYRLVDIPISNCLNSGLNKILVLTQFNSASLNSHIKNSYHFDIFSKGFVDILAAEQNVENESWYQGTADAVRQSMKHLEKYDYDYILILSGDQLYQMDFREMLDFHIDNGGDLTIATIPVNAKDATGFGILKSDDEGNITSFYEKPDYDMLEGLKSEVSEENKHKGKEFLASMGIYIFTRTILKKMFEEGAGDDFGKDIIPSSIGKYKTLSYQYEGYWTDIGTIESFYEANLDLCLDLPQFNLFSSSPIYTRARMLPPSKINGSYVSKAVFGDGCIIMADKIENSVIGNRTRIDKGSTIVNSYVMGADFYQNTTEIVLNDRAGRPNMGIGKYCYIEKAILDKNCYIGDNVKIIGGKQLPDGDYGTHSVQDGIVVVKKGAVLPAGTHIG, translated from the coding sequence ATGAACCGAAATGTAATCTCTATTGTATTGGGAGGAGGCAGAGGCACAAGATTATTCCCATTAACTTATACAAGATCAAAACCGGCAGTGCCTATCGCAGGAAAATACAGATTGGTAGATATTCCTATTTCAAACTGCTTGAACTCGGGATTGAATAAAATTCTGGTTCTGACTCAGTTTAACTCAGCATCTTTGAACTCACATATCAAGAATTCTTATCACTTTGATATCTTCAGTAAAGGTTTTGTGGATATTCTGGCTGCCGAACAGAACGTAGAAAATGAAAGCTGGTACCAGGGAACAGCAGATGCCGTACGACAGTCGATGAAGCATCTTGAGAAATATGATTATGATTATATTTTAATCCTTTCCGGAGATCAGCTTTACCAAATGGATTTCAGAGAAATGCTGGACTTTCATATTGATAATGGAGGAGATCTTACCATAGCTACCATTCCTGTAAATGCTAAAGATGCAACAGGCTTTGGGATCTTAAAATCTGATGATGAGGGAAATATTACCTCTTTTTACGAAAAGCCGGATTATGATATGCTGGAAGGCCTGAAATCTGAAGTTTCAGAAGAAAATAAACATAAAGGGAAAGAATTCCTGGCTTCGATGGGAATATACATCTTCACCAGGACTATCCTTAAAAAGATGTTTGAAGAAGGAGCCGGTGATGATTTCGGAAAGGATATCATCCCTAGTTCGATAGGAAAATATAAGACTTTAAGCTATCAGTATGAAGGATATTGGACAGATATCGGAACCATAGAATCATTCTACGAGGCCAACCTGGATCTTTGTCTTGATCTGCCTCAGTTTAATCTTTTTTCATCGTCACCTATCTATACCAGAGCAAGGATGCTTCCACCTTCTAAAATCAACGGTTCTTACGTAAGCAAAGCCGTTTTTGGAGACGGATGTATCATCATGGCAGATAAAATTGAAAATTCAGTTATTGGAAACAGAACGAGAATTGATAAAGGGAGTACCATCGTCAATTCCTATGTGATGGGTGCCGATTTTTATCAAAATACCACCGAAATTGTACTAAACGACAGAGCCGGTCGCCCGAATATGGGAATCGGAAAATACTGCTATATAGAAAAAGCTATCCTTGACAAAAACTGTTATATCGGTGATAACGTGAAAATCATTGGTGGAAAACAACTTCCTGACGGTGATTACGGAACTCATTCCGTACAAGACGGAATCGTAGTAGTGAAGAAAGGAGCAGTGTTGCCTGCGGGAACGCATATAGGATAA
- a CDS encoding glycosyltransferase family 2 protein — translation MQKKLAVAILNWNGKNWLEKFLPSVVQFSQNADIYVIDNLSTDDSIAFVSTHFPTVKIVKNDKNYGFAGGYNEGLKEINNEFYCLLNSDVEVTENWTKPVLELFEKNTSISAIQPKVLSYHHKTHFEFAGAAGGLIDNLGYPYCRGRVFDDVEEDKGQYDDETEIFWASGCCFFIRSKDFWDQKGFDERFFAHQEEIDLCWRLINSGKKIFYTGQSTIYHVGGGTLNKQSAQKTYLNIRNNLSMMLKNLPFPRLIWLIFFRLCLDGIAGIYFGLKNGFPHLWAVVRAHFGFYGQAAGTWKLRQKHQKEDFYQSKWLIFKHFLGGK, via the coding sequence ATGCAGAAAAAACTGGCTGTTGCCATCTTAAATTGGAATGGGAAAAACTGGCTTGAGAAGTTTCTTCCAAGTGTCGTTCAATTTTCTCAGAATGCAGATATTTATGTCATTGATAATCTTTCTACGGATGATTCCATAGCATTTGTAAGTACCCATTTTCCAACCGTAAAGATTGTTAAGAATGATAAAAACTACGGATTTGCAGGCGGATATAATGAAGGTTTAAAAGAGATTAACAATGAATTCTATTGCCTTCTTAATTCGGATGTAGAAGTTACCGAAAACTGGACAAAACCTGTATTGGAATTATTTGAAAAGAATACATCCATTTCCGCTATTCAACCTAAAGTTTTATCCTATCATCATAAAACCCATTTTGAATTTGCTGGAGCGGCCGGAGGATTGATTGATAATCTTGGTTACCCTTACTGCAGAGGAAGAGTTTTTGATGATGTGGAAGAAGATAAAGGCCAGTATGATGATGAAACTGAAATCTTCTGGGCTTCAGGATGTTGTTTTTTCATCCGGTCAAAAGATTTTTGGGATCAGAAAGGTTTTGATGAAAGGTTTTTTGCCCATCAGGAAGAAATTGATCTTTGCTGGCGACTGATTAATTCAGGAAAAAAGATCTTTTATACCGGACAATCTACGATATATCATGTTGGTGGTGGAACTTTAAACAAACAAAGCGCACAAAAAACATATTTAAACATCAGAAATAACCTTTCAATGATGCTTAAAAACCTTCCTTTTCCTAGATTAATCTGGTTGATTTTTTTCAGACTTTGCCTGGATGGAATTGCCGGAATTTATTTTGGATTAAAAAATGGATTCCCTCATCTTTGGGCAGTTGTAAGAGCACATTTTGGCTTTTACGGACAGGCTGCCGGAACATGGAAGCTTCGCCAAAAACATCAAAAAGAGGATTTTTATCAGTCAAAATGGTTGATTTTTAAACACTTTTTAGGTGGAAAGTAA
- a CDS encoding glycogen synthase — translation MVIYHLSTECYPIAKVGGLADVVGALPKYQNKIKGIDAKVVMPWYNKPFVYEHEFDIVFDGFIHQGSNMLQIQVFKEKTNTLGFELFMVKIPGLLDRDNPYGYQDESFQFLAFQQGILHWLTAMEIRPDVLHCHDYHTGLVPFMVAHCPEFEFLKGVKTIGTIHNGEYQGMMSWNMANYLPSFDAYKWGLLDWNGFINPLASMIKCADAFTTVSEGYLEELFISFRGLESLVRQEFGKAYGIINGIDTEVWNPETDPMLDFNFNIKNAVAQKKKNKEKLCKEYGLKPELPLFAFIGRFATEKGADLLPDVVWKSIKQSYGALNIMILGSGNSYIENKLKEYDYTYTNFALDLGYKEHLSHKIYASADFLLMPSRVEPCGLNQMYSMRYGTVPVVRFTGGLRDTVEDISTGGAGLNFTYPGVDDIVHAMNRAIAIYNQKGAMKDLIYANMNFDFAWEKSAEKYIALYNH, via the coding sequence ATGGTTATTTATCATTTAAGTACAGAATGTTATCCGATAGCAAAAGTAGGTGGCCTGGCAGATGTTGTGGGAGCATTGCCCAAATATCAGAATAAAATAAAAGGAATAGATGCCAAGGTGGTAATGCCGTGGTATAATAAACCGTTTGTCTATGAGCATGAATTTGATATCGTTTTTGACGGATTTATTCACCAGGGATCGAATATGCTGCAGATTCAGGTTTTCAAAGAAAAAACGAACACGCTGGGCTTTGAATTGTTCATGGTGAAAATTCCCGGACTGCTTGATCGTGACAATCCATACGGGTATCAGGATGAAAGTTTTCAGTTTTTGGCTTTTCAGCAAGGGATATTACATTGGCTGACAGCTATGGAAATCCGACCGGATGTTTTACATTGTCATGATTATCATACCGGGTTGGTACCTTTTATGGTAGCACACTGTCCGGAATTTGAATTTCTGAAAGGAGTGAAAACGATAGGAACCATCCATAACGGAGAATATCAGGGAATGATGAGCTGGAATATGGCGAATTATTTACCTTCTTTTGATGCTTATAAATGGGGATTATTGGACTGGAACGGGTTTATCAATCCTCTGGCAAGTATGATTAAATGTGCTGATGCCTTTACCACTGTGTCAGAAGGCTATCTTGAAGAACTTTTTATAAGTTTCCGCGGACTGGAAAGTCTGGTACGGCAGGAATTCGGAAAAGCGTACGGAATTATCAACGGTATTGATACCGAAGTTTGGAATCCCGAGACAGATCCGATGCTGGATTTTAATTTTAATATTAAAAATGCCGTTGCCCAAAAGAAAAAGAACAAAGAAAAACTTTGTAAAGAATATGGTTTAAAACCGGAACTTCCGTTATTTGCTTTTATAGGAAGATTTGCTACGGAAAAAGGAGCTGATCTTTTGCCGGATGTGGTCTGGAAAAGTATTAAGCAGAGTTATGGTGCTTTAAATATCATGATCCTGGGTTCAGGAAATTCATACATTGAGAATAAACTGAAAGAATATGATTATACTTACACCAATTTTGCATTGGATCTGGGCTATAAAGAACATCTTTCACATAAAATCTATGCATCTGCAGACTTTCTTTTAATGCCATCGAGAGTAGAGCCCTGCGGATTGAATCAGATGTATTCTATGAGATATGGTACTGTTCCTGTGGTGAGATTTACCGGGGGACTCAGGGATACTGTAGAAGATATTTCAACCGGAGGAGCAGGATTGAATTTTACCTATCCGGGAGTAGATGATATTGTTCATGCCATGAACAGAGCCATCGCGATTTATAATCAGAAAGGAGCAATGAAAGACCTTATCTATGCCAATATGAATTTTGATTTTGCATGGGAGAAATCTGCTGAAAAATACATAGCTTTATATAATCACTGA
- the odhB gene encoding 2-oxoglutarate dehydrogenase complex dihydrolipoyllysine-residue succinyltransferase — protein MSVLEMKVPSPGESITEVEIATWLVKDGDYVEKDQPIAEVDSDKATLELPAEQSGIITLKAEEGDVVQVGQVVCLIDMDAAKPEGAAPAAEAPKQEEAPKAAEPAKQEAPKPAAPVAAPQTYATGAPSPAAKKILDEKGVDAVQVSGTGRDGRITKTDAELAAVPALGGSPLTATGARTTTTTKLSVLRRKIAQRLVSVKNETAMLTTFNEVDMSEIFRLRKQYKEEFAQKHGVGLGFMSFFTKAVTRALQMYPDVNASIDGDFKINYDFCDISIAVSGPKGLMVPVLRNAENMSFSAVEANIKDLAIKVRDGKITVDEMTGGTFTITNGGTFGSMMSTPIINPPQSAILGMHNIIQRPVAVDGQVVIRPMMYVAMSYDHRIIDGKESVGFLVAVKEGIDNPVEILLGGDERKGLGL, from the coding sequence ATGTCAGTTTTAGAAATGAAAGTTCCTTCACCGGGCGAATCCATTACAGAAGTTGAAATTGCAACTTGGCTTGTAAAAGATGGTGATTATGTAGAAAAAGATCAACCAATCGCTGAAGTAGACTCAGACAAAGCGACTCTTGAATTGCCGGCAGAACAAAGTGGTATCATCACTTTAAAAGCAGAAGAAGGTGATGTGGTACAAGTAGGTCAGGTAGTTTGTTTAATTGATATGGACGCTGCTAAACCAGAAGGTGCTGCACCTGCTGCTGAAGCTCCAAAACAGGAAGAAGCTCCAAAAGCTGCTGAACCTGCTAAACAAGAAGCTCCGAAACCGGCTGCACCAGTTGCTGCTCCTCAAACGTATGCAACAGGAGCTCCATCTCCGGCTGCTAAGAAAATTCTTGACGAAAAAGGAGTAGATGCTGTACAGGTTTCAGGAACAGGAAGAGACGGAAGAATCACTAAAACTGATGCTGAATTAGCGGCTGTTCCTGCTTTAGGAGGAAGCCCTCTTACAGCTACAGGGGCGAGAACTACTACGACAACTAAACTTTCAGTTTTAAGAAGAAAAATCGCTCAAAGATTAGTTTCTGTGAAGAACGAAACAGCGATGTTAACTACTTTCAACGAAGTGGACATGTCTGAGATCTTCAGATTAAGAAAGCAATATAAAGAAGAATTCGCTCAGAAACACGGAGTAGGACTTGGTTTCATGTCTTTCTTTACAAAAGCGGTTACAAGAGCATTGCAAATGTATCCTGATGTAAATGCATCGATCGATGGAGATTTCAAAATAAACTATGATTTCTGCGATATTTCAATTGCAGTTTCAGGTCCTAAAGGATTAATGGTTCCTGTATTGAGAAATGCAGAAAACATGTCTTTCAGCGCTGTTGAAGCAAACATCAAGGATCTTGCTATTAAAGTAAGAGACGGTAAAATTACGGTTGATGAAATGACTGGTGGTACTTTCACAATTACCAACGGTGGTACATTCGGATCTATGATGTCTACTCCAATCATCAACCCTCCACAATCTGCAATCCTTGGAATGCACAACATTATCCAGAGACCGGTTGCTGTTGACGGACAGGTGGTAATCAGACCAATGATGTATGTAGCAATGTCTTATGACCACAGAATTATCGACGGTAAAGAATCTGTAGGATTCCTTGTTGCGGTAAAAGAAGGTATCGATAACCCGGTTGAAATATTATTGGGAGGCGACGAAAGAAAAGGCCTTGGATTATAA